A section of the Schistosoma haematobium chromosome ZW, whole genome shotgun sequence genome encodes:
- the RPL30 gene encoding 60S ribosomal protein L30 (EggNog:ENOG410VI9C~COG:J~BUSCO:EOG091G0W6G), with amino-acid sequence MAPTGKAVTGCKKAKALESINSCLALVMKSGKCSIGLRQTLRLLRKGGARLIIIANNAPPLRKTEIEYYAMLSKTGVHHYNGTNRDLGTACGKYYRVSTLAIEDPGDSDIIRSAPHEAETK; translated from the exons ATGGCTCCGACTGGGAAGGCTGTAACGGGATGTAAAAAGGCT AAAGCGTTGGAATCCATTAATAGTTGCTTAGCTCTGGTGATGAAAAGTGGGAAATGTTCTATTGGCTTACGGCAAACTCTTCGTCTTTTACGCAAAGGAGGAGCGAGATTAATAATTATTGCCAACAATGCTCCTCCATTAAG GAAAACCGAAATAGAATACTACGCTATGTTGTCGAAGACTGGTGTTCATCACTACAACGGAACCAACCGCGATCTTGGAACTGCGTGTGGGAAATACTACAGAGTAAGCACTCTAGCCATTGAGGATCCAG GTGATTCTGACATCATCCGTTCTGCGCCACACGAGGCGGAAACAAA ATAA